One Mucilaginibacter ginkgonis genomic region harbors:
- a CDS encoding response regulator transcription factor, with protein MIKPQINIILADDHLILRGGVKAMLEKDVSFNIIAEADTGEGVLQLLQMGAKPDIVLADLNMPLLGGIDLTARLTVGFPEIKVIVLSALDSEKYIVKAFKNGARGYLLKSVSAAELLFAIHHTYNHGHYLCAELSKRFLDRLISIPETVIQDSGHNLEISSLDAEILSHLSEGLTNQEVADKLFISKRTVENHRQQLIDKTGSRNTIALIRFAILNGVI; from the coding sequence ATGATAAAACCGCAGATTAATATAATTCTTGCAGATGACCATCTTATTTTGAGAGGGGGCGTTAAGGCCATGCTTGAAAAAGATGTGTCGTTTAATATTATCGCAGAGGCTGATACTGGGGAGGGCGTGCTGCAGCTTCTGCAAATGGGGGCGAAGCCCGACATCGTATTGGCCGATTTAAATATGCCTTTATTAGGTGGAATAGACCTGACCGCCCGCTTAACGGTAGGATTTCCTGAAATTAAAGTAATCGTCCTTAGTGCCCTTGACTCCGAAAAATACATTGTTAAAGCTTTCAAGAATGGCGCCAGGGGATATCTTCTAAAAAGTGTTAGTGCTGCAGAACTATTGTTCGCAATTCATCATACCTATAACCACGGGCATTATTTATGCGCAGAACTTTCCAAACGGTTTTTAGATCGATTGATTTCCATACCGGAAACGGTAATTCAAGACAGCGGACACAACCTCGAAATATCATCTTTAGATGCAGAAATATTGAGTCATCTCTCTGAAGGGCTCACCAATCAGGAAGTTGCCGATAAGCTATTCATTAGCAAGCGTACTGTGGAAAATCACAGGCAACAACTAATAGACAAAACAGGGTCGCGCAACACAATAGCACTCATACGTTTTGCCATATTGAATGGTGTGATTTGA
- a CDS encoding sensor histidine kinase — MSKKGQVAATEKSKELTSNEVRLQKVLEDLHLHQAELEMQNDELRIANEKLELQQIKFSGIYDLAPIGYYILDKNGLVTEVNNAGVNLLGVARGVVVGKRLQSFVTEDHRDIYHIFLRKMLSSGEKQSCQLKINSARQGDFYVQMEGIAIQPVRSLPLQCDIAVIDITERVKTENDLSKTKERLELALEASSSGTWDLNADTMIFHLDESNLKICGLPGPKFDGKYQSFINLINPEDKQSVDKAFRNAIIHKQEINIECRFSNKITKDCFVNIRGHVHTGKHQSDRFIGTMTDITLRKNLEEEAQRIKREQQRNIALATVDAEENERIRISDALHDSVSQLLYGIRLKLELVLDAERPDEVIKEVSDLLAMATRETRNISFELAPSILTDFGLPTTIDEMAKRLSTSNLTIRTNLSRLERRMDILLETNIFRILQELVNNAMKHANASLIVIDVRKGAKVELSVSDNGSGFLDGPDYISMGSGLSRIKNRLSLYNGTLVINSKPGEGTTVAVTLDTRPS; from the coding sequence ATGTCTAAAAAAGGGCAAGTTGCTGCAACGGAAAAGTCAAAGGAGCTAACATCCAATGAGGTTCGTTTACAAAAAGTATTAGAAGATCTGCATTTGCACCAGGCCGAGCTTGAGATGCAAAATGATGAGCTTAGAATTGCTAACGAAAAACTTGAACTGCAACAAATTAAGTTTTCAGGTATTTATGACCTGGCGCCTATAGGTTACTATATTTTAGATAAAAACGGATTAGTTACGGAGGTGAATAACGCTGGAGTTAACCTTTTAGGTGTCGCGCGTGGCGTGGTTGTGGGTAAAAGACTACAAAGCTTTGTTACAGAAGACCATCGCGATATTTACCATATATTTTTGCGGAAAATGCTTAGCAGCGGCGAAAAACAAAGCTGCCAATTAAAAATTAATTCGGCCAGGCAAGGCGACTTTTACGTTCAAATGGAGGGTATAGCCATTCAGCCCGTGCGATCACTTCCTTTGCAATGTGACATTGCCGTAATAGACATAACTGAGCGGGTAAAAACAGAAAATGACTTGTCTAAAACAAAAGAACGGTTAGAACTGGCTTTAGAAGCATCGTCTTCAGGTACGTGGGATTTAAACGCGGACACGATGATATTTCATCTTGATGAATCTAACTTAAAGATATGCGGCCTACCCGGACCGAAGTTTGACGGCAAGTACCAATCGTTCATTAACCTTATTAATCCGGAAGACAAACAAAGCGTGGATAAAGCGTTTAGAAATGCAATAATTCATAAACAAGAAATTAACATTGAATGCCGTTTTAGCAACAAAATAACCAAAGACTGTTTTGTAAATATCAGAGGTCATGTTCATACTGGAAAACATCAATCTGATAGGTTTATAGGTACAATGACAGACATTACCTTAAGAAAGAATTTAGAAGAAGAAGCACAACGAATTAAGCGCGAACAACAAAGAAATATAGCCCTGGCCACTGTAGATGCCGAAGAGAATGAACGGATACGAATTAGCGATGCCCTTCATGATAGTGTGAGTCAGTTACTTTATGGCATAAGGCTTAAATTAGAACTTGTACTTGATGCGGAACGGCCTGACGAAGTTATAAAGGAAGTGTCTGATCTATTGGCTATGGCCACCCGCGAAACGCGCAATATTTCTTTTGAACTGGCACCGTCAATATTAACCGATTTTGGATTACCGACAACTATTGATGAGATGGCAAAGCGTTTGTCCACTTCCAATCTAACTATAAGAACAAATTTAAGTCGGCTTGAAAGGCGCATGGATATTTTATTGGAGACCAACATTTTCAGGATATTGCAGGAATTGGTCAATAACGCAATGAAGCACGCCAATGCTAGCCTGATTGTTATTGACGTAAGAAAGGGCGCAAAAGTTGAATTGAGTGTATCTGATAACGGAAGCGGTTTTTTAGATGGTCCTGATTATATATCAATGGGGTCCGGATTGTCGCGCATAAAAAACAGGTTAAGCTTGTATAACGGTACATTGGTCATCAACTCTAAACCTGGTGAGGGCACCACCGTCGCTGTAACATTGGATACAAGGCCATCGTAA
- a CDS encoding ORF6N domain-containing protein, which yields MSDLIINENLLASKIYYIRKQKVMLDRDLATLYGVETKVLKQSVKRHAKRFPVDFMFEMSSDEFKNWRSQFVTSNSDLMGLRYAPYCFTEQGVAMLSSILNSETAIEINIQIIRLFTKLRQLLNDETDLKIDVEQIKRKLEYHDKNIELVFKYLDELIEKRNVNQPRKTIGYKSDEL from the coding sequence ATGAGCGATTTAATAATCAACGAAAATCTTCTTGCAAGCAAGATCTATTATATAAGAAAACAAAAAGTCATGTTGGACAGGGATCTTGCCACACTGTATGGTGTCGAAACCAAAGTTTTAAAGCAATCTGTTAAGCGACACGCTAAAAGATTCCCAGTAGATTTTATGTTCGAAATGAGTAGCGATGAATTCAAAAATTGGAGGTCACAATTTGTGACCTCCAATTCTGATCTAATGGGGTTGCGCTATGCACCCTACTGTTTTACAGAACAAGGCGTCGCAATGCTATCCAGCATTTTAAATAGCGAGACAGCAATAGAAATAAATATTCAGATAATTCGCCTTTTTACCAAACTGCGTCAGTTGTTAAATGACGAAACTGATTTGAAAATTGATGTTGAGCAGATTAAAAGGAAACTGGAGTACCACGATAAAAATATCGAGCTTGTATTTAAGTATCTTGATGAACTTATCGAAAAAAGAAACGTTAATCAACCCAGAAAGACAATAGGCTATAAATCTGATGAATTATAA
- a CDS encoding site-specific integrase, with protein sequence MKGNKEEVRSFNAYLDNLQYQVYETHRVMTDARKVITAETLKNSLLGKGDKPLMLLNIFKDHNRKVAALIGDEYASGTLTRYETSLKHTRNFLEWKYQVPDIDIKEIDHDFITSYEFYLRSERKCANNSAVKYIKNFKKIIRICLASGWLTRDPFLNYKAKVKQVDRTFLNQEEIQLLADYTFVTDRLNQVRDTFLFCCFTGLAYADVHKLKKSEIVKGLDGEMWIYTKRKKTDTPSRIPLLPSALIILNRYEDHPFCESQGKALPVSSNQKMNAYLKEIAGVAGINKPLTFHIARHTFATTVTLSNGVPIESVSKMLGHTNIKTTQHYAKILDLKVGNDMAALKAKYAG encoded by the coding sequence ATGAAAGGTAACAAAGAAGAAGTTAGATCATTTAATGCCTATCTCGACAACCTGCAATATCAAGTTTACGAGACTCACCGCGTTATGACGGACGCGCGCAAGGTGATTACAGCAGAAACCCTTAAAAATTCTTTGCTCGGAAAAGGTGACAAACCGCTAATGTTATTGAACATTTTTAAAGACCATAATAGGAAGGTTGCAGCACTGATTGGTGACGAGTATGCTTCGGGTACTTTAACGCGTTACGAGACATCTTTGAAGCATACACGGAACTTTTTAGAATGGAAATATCAGGTCCCTGATATAGACATCAAGGAGATAGACCATGATTTTATCACTAGTTATGAATTCTACCTGCGATCCGAGCGGAAATGTGCGAATAACTCTGCTGTAAAGTACATTAAGAATTTTAAAAAAATTATCAGGATTTGTTTAGCAAGCGGCTGGTTAACTCGCGATCCTTTTTTGAATTATAAGGCAAAAGTAAAACAGGTAGACAGAACTTTTCTGAATCAGGAAGAAATTCAATTATTAGCGGATTATACATTTGTTACCGATCGTTTAAACCAGGTCAGGGACACATTTTTATTTTGCTGTTTTACGGGACTTGCTTATGCAGATGTTCACAAACTCAAGAAATCTGAAATCGTCAAAGGCTTAGACGGGGAAATGTGGATTTACACAAAAAGAAAAAAGACCGATACACCAAGCCGCATACCTCTGCTCCCATCGGCTTTAATTATTTTAAACCGTTATGAAGATCACCCTTTTTGCGAAAGCCAAGGAAAAGCATTGCCTGTCTCATCTAATCAAAAGATGAATGCATACCTAAAAGAAATAGCAGGCGTTGCGGGTATCAATAAACCATTGACCTTTCATATAGCCAGGCACACCTTTGCAACTACTGTAACGCTATCAAATGGTGTTCCAATTGAAAGCGTCAGTAAAATGTTAGGGCATACGAACATTAAGACTACCCAGCATTACGCAAAAATACTTGATCTGAAAGTTGGAAACGATATGGCTGCTTTAAAAGCAAAATATGCCGGATAA
- a CDS encoding chemotaxis protein CheB, translated as MVHKRKAVSPEISVTSKVSGSGKTVKTSSFPIIAIGGSAGSFPAFEKFFSQMPIDSGMAIVVVMHLDPSHKSELTEVMRRFTPLPVIEATDGMLVAANHVYIIPSNKDMGIHSRKLLLMKASKPQGIRQPIDYFFQSLANDQWNRAVAVVLSGMGSDGETGIRMIKENLGLTIAQDPETADYPSMPSAAIDTNLIDYVLAPEEIPLKIIQYLNHPAIAEETGEDTKMSLKTTNAMQKILMFLRSQTGNDFSLYKKSTIARRIDRRLALFQFTDYGQYADYLQDNPDEIDTLFGELLIGVTKFFRDAAAFDSLKTLIKDKLKADNGKDKFRVWIAGCSTGEEAYSVAIIIKEVIKELDLKVPPDLQIYATDLDPIALEHARSGRYRGNIVSEVSEQRLENFFTKEEEGYRVKKNLREIVVFAQQNLIKDPPFIKLDLLCCRNMLIYFTPELQKKVIPLFCYALNPAGLMFMGPAETIGGFSEMFKPADPKWKIFKRLEGSVMLSNMIEFPSHPAKQNHEKTKDEIVAPVQKKGVREIFTQALIDKILPASVLVNEKGDILYNNGNTSKFLELPRGENMINNILRLAREELRYPLTMLMQEALKTDKAVTAEVVKFNLDDQLRLVTIKAAAIKDGGEHHLLLISFEDLGLQSHNVKLAKSAASSVDIAAEELKKELIYTKQQLSSTVEGMENSIEKLRLSNEELQSANEELQSTNEESLTTKEEMQSLNEELMTVNSQYHLKAEELTRLNNDMKNLLEATEVSTLFLDNDLNILRYTPQVRILFNLIASDIGRPISHVVSNFEEPINEHDIREVIDKLAIKVSDIRTKDNEWYRVRIMPYRTLDNYISGAVLTLTLITDFKQMQSKLDMLENYAHTLTDGLSDAIIRFSDTLEVLDFNAATLKILGVKHNELKNQNGAAFFKKLWKSDEPAKLMQSAIANHSVKEATISIKNPVQTKFLLTATPFFGDINTTPIVVLKIGADV; from the coding sequence ATGGTTCACAAGCGAAAAGCCGTGTCTCCCGAGATCTCTGTTACGTCAAAAGTATCGGGTTCTGGCAAAACGGTGAAAACAAGTTCTTTTCCCATAATTGCAATAGGTGGATCGGCAGGGTCTTTCCCCGCTTTCGAGAAATTTTTCTCGCAGATGCCAATTGACAGCGGAATGGCTATTGTTGTAGTAATGCACCTTGACCCAAGCCATAAAAGTGAACTTACTGAGGTAATGCGCAGGTTTACGCCATTGCCGGTTATAGAAGCTACAGACGGCATGCTTGTAGCAGCAAATCATGTTTACATTATCCCATCTAATAAAGATATGGGCATCCACAGTAGGAAATTACTGTTGATGAAAGCATCTAAACCGCAAGGCATCCGTCAACCAATCGACTATTTTTTTCAAAGTCTCGCCAACGATCAATGGAACAGGGCAGTTGCAGTAGTGTTGTCAGGAATGGGTTCTGACGGAGAAACCGGTATACGGATGATCAAAGAAAACCTTGGATTAACCATTGCCCAAGACCCAGAAACTGCTGATTATCCTAGCATGCCAAGTGCCGCCATCGACACAAACCTAATAGATTATGTACTTGCGCCGGAAGAGATTCCGTTAAAGATCATTCAATATTTAAACCATCCAGCCATTGCCGAAGAGACGGGTGAGGATACAAAAATGTCTTTAAAGACAACTAACGCCATGCAGAAGATCCTTATGTTTCTGCGTTCGCAAACCGGTAATGATTTTTCGTTATACAAAAAAAGCACTATTGCCAGGCGTATAGATAGGCGGCTTGCACTTTTTCAATTTACAGATTATGGCCAGTACGCAGATTACCTGCAAGACAACCCAGACGAGATAGATACGTTGTTTGGAGAATTACTGATTGGGGTAACTAAGTTTTTTAGAGATGCCGCTGCTTTTGACTCTCTTAAAACGCTTATTAAAGATAAGCTTAAGGCAGATAATGGGAAAGATAAATTTAGGGTTTGGATTGCGGGCTGTTCGACGGGGGAGGAAGCATACTCAGTTGCGATTATCATTAAAGAAGTTATTAAGGAATTAGACCTTAAGGTGCCGCCAGATTTGCAGATTTATGCAACGGATCTCGACCCCATTGCTCTTGAACATGCCCGGTCGGGCAGATATCGCGGCAATATTGTGTCTGAAGTATCTGAGCAACGTTTAGAGAACTTTTTTACGAAAGAAGAAGAGGGCTATCGAGTAAAAAAAAATCTACGGGAAATTGTGGTTTTTGCGCAGCAAAATCTTATTAAGGATCCGCCGTTTATAAAACTCGATCTGTTGTGTTGCCGTAACATGCTGATTTACTTTACGCCGGAGTTACAGAAAAAAGTTATACCCTTATTTTGCTACGCGCTTAACCCCGCAGGATTAATGTTTATGGGGCCCGCTGAAACTATTGGCGGTTTCTCTGAGATGTTTAAGCCTGCAGATCCCAAGTGGAAGATATTTAAAAGATTGGAGGGCAGTGTAATGTTAAGTAACATGATAGAGTTCCCGTCGCACCCCGCTAAGCAAAATCACGAAAAGACCAAAGATGAAATTGTTGCTCCCGTGCAAAAAAAAGGGGTGAGGGAGATTTTTACACAGGCTTTGATCGATAAGATTTTACCGGCGTCTGTATTGGTTAATGAAAAAGGGGATATTCTTTATAACAATGGCAATACAAGCAAATTTTTAGAGTTGCCCCGAGGTGAAAATATGATCAATAATATTTTACGATTAGCCAGGGAAGAGTTGAGATATCCGTTAACCATGCTGATGCAAGAAGCTCTTAAGACTGACAAAGCTGTTACAGCTGAGGTTGTTAAATTTAACCTTGATGACCAGTTGCGCTTGGTAACAATAAAAGCTGCTGCAATAAAAGATGGGGGGGAGCATCATCTTTTATTGATCTCTTTCGAAGATCTTGGTTTGCAAAGCCACAATGTAAAGTTGGCAAAAAGCGCAGCCTCTTCTGTGGATATAGCTGCTGAAGAGTTGAAAAAAGAACTGATATACACTAAACAACAGTTATCATCGACAGTAGAGGGCATGGAAAACTCGATTGAGAAATTACGATTAAGTAATGAGGAGTTGCAAAGTGCTAATGAAGAACTGCAAAGCACCAACGAAGAGTCTTTAACTACTAAAGAAGAGATGCAGTCTTTAAACGAAGAATTAATGACTGTGAACAGCCAGTATCATTTAAAAGCCGAAGAGCTTACGCGGCTTAATAATGATATGAAAAATCTTTTAGAGGCAACAGAGGTATCGACATTGTTTTTAGACAACGATTTAAACATCCTACGCTATACTCCACAGGTTCGCATACTTTTCAATTTGATAGCAAGCGATATAGGCCGACCTATCAGCCACGTAGTATCAAATTTTGAGGAGCCTATCAATGAACACGACATCAGAGAGGTGATAGATAAACTCGCGATCAAGGTTTCAGACATACGTACAAAAGATAACGAATGGTATAGGGTGCGCATTATGCCTTACAGAACTTTAGATAACTATATCTCCGGCGCGGTTTTGACCTTAACGCTTATTACAGATTTTAAGCAAATGCAGTCAAAGCTGGATATGCTTGAAAATTACGCCCACACACTAACAGATGGATTATCTGACGCCATCATAAGGTTTAGCGATACCCTTGAGGTTTTGGATTTTAATGCCGCAACCTTGAAGATTTTGGGCGTTAAACACAATGAACTTAAAAATCAAAATGGGGCAGCGTTTTTTAAAAAGCTTTGGAAGTCTGACGAGCCTGCAAAACTAATGCAGTCTGCAATAGCAAACCACAGCGTTAAGGAAGCAACTATCAGCATTAAAAATCCGGTTCAGACTAAATTTTTATTAACTGCCACACCATTTTTCGGCGACATAAATACCACCCCTATTGTAGTTCTAAAAATAGGTGCCGATGTCTAA
- a CDS encoding Arm DNA-binding domain-containing protein — protein MKTTFSLLFYLKKPKNYEDGPVPVYLRITVAGKRSETASGRECLPSLWNAPRAG, from the coding sequence ATGAAAACTACGTTCAGTTTGCTTTTTTATTTAAAGAAGCCAAAAAATTATGAAGACGGGCCTGTACCCGTTTATTTAAGGATTACGGTAGCCGGTAAAAGATCGGAAACCGCATCAGGCCGCGAATGCCTGCCCTCACTATGGAATGCGCCAAGGGCAGGATGA
- a CDS encoding response regulator, which produces MKKQILIIDDDFDLLYVLHELFRFEGYKSIGFNHGNDIENVIRAHKPDLILLDYLLPGFNGGEICSKLKSLSEYAMIPVIIFSAHSDKGIKNGSYGCDYFISKPFDLEPLMLVIERLINKI; this is translated from the coding sequence ATGAAAAAACAGATACTTATAATTGATGATGATTTTGATCTGCTATATGTATTGCATGAACTTTTCAGGTTTGAGGGGTATAAGTCAATTGGATTTAATCATGGAAATGATATCGAAAATGTTATTCGAGCTCACAAGCCAGATCTAATTTTATTGGACTATCTGTTGCCTGGCTTTAACGGGGGTGAAATTTGCAGCAAACTAAAGTCGTTATCAGAATATGCCATGATACCTGTAATTATATTTTCAGCACACTCGGACAAGGGTATTAAAAATGGAAGTTATGGCTGCGATTACTTTATTTCAAAGCCGTTCGATCTTGAACCACTAATGCTGGTGATAGAACGTTTAATAAATAAAATCTAA
- a CDS encoding HsdM family class I SAM-dependent methyltransferase, producing the protein MSNTFFQKSVQNKYLNSQDRTAISIKWQLFRRHFQNAIIQENIRRSKEEQYQGEFLIDLFVNIFGYTKNPAPYFNLTTEYKNAKDSRKADGAIIINGKVTAVIELKGINTTDLTKVETQAFGYKNNQPECVYIITSNFEKLRFYIENATEYLEFNLFTLTEEDFALLYLCLSYDNIFKNLPKIIKEESVSKEKEITKKLYFDYSLFKRELYQSLVLKNSSLEPLLLFKKSQKLLDRFLFLFFAEDRQLLPPNSVRLILNDWRDLQDRDEDVRLYDRFKKYFNYLNLGFKGKRYDVFAYNGGLFKPDEILDIVNIDDELLYRHTFTLSEYNFQSEVDVNILGHIFENSLNELDEIKAKLEGLEFDKSNTKQKKDGVFYTPKYITKYIVDNTIGKLCLERKVYQKIIEEDYTLDRRRQKRTIQSLVDNLTEYRKWLLQLTICDPSCGSGAFLNQALDYLINEHRYIDELQAKLFSDTLLLSDVEKSILENNLFGVDLNEESVEIAKLSLWLRTAKTNRKLNDLNNNIKCGNSLISDANIAGKNAFDWLKEFPHIFERGGFDVIIGNPPYVGEKGHSNIFEDLKKVPKWNGYYRRRSNTYYFFIKHGIDLLKDGGVQSLIVPREFTNADWANNVRKEVLEESKIVEIVDFNNLKVFDDVGTTSLILTQKKEKVSQYTFRFKALNNYETLQNVLFDKLNHLNYDVQKLKSDTYKPWNFNSFEISYSNFIVPLGEVFDISQGLVTGADKVTNKHVISKLISEDYLGRGIFILNKNKDIKWQKGDVFLKINNDWILLDEEDKNFIKLYYKPEHLKKWFIHNTDTFVIYVGQHNLTEKIKDYLLQFDKILLNRSTINENKVITLKEFLGFSTDEIKQNYSSAGAVQKIMRQKKWYLPLYERRNVPFESSKIVVNTKNMDVFTFSDQSFYSSGGGSGGQNFIFPNSAIIDKIKETKTNSIELTMYVNAILNSSLLQYYIVQGQFNQLSTEKIADLPLYLDKSELSNEKSHYFKIIEKCKILIELSKKSEAITHKFYSYLSSKFVSAELSKLKAWQDCSFPQFVDELNKTLRATGLDLLSKKEEFEWMDLFNENVLIYQDIQTSIKNTEDFINDLIFSLYKLSKQEIYLIKTLNP; encoded by the coding sequence ATGAGCAATACTTTTTTCCAAAAATCCGTACAAAATAAATATCTAAACAGCCAAGATAGAACCGCCATATCGATAAAATGGCAGTTATTTAGAAGACATTTTCAAAATGCAATAATTCAGGAAAACATCCGTAGAAGCAAGGAAGAGCAATATCAGGGTGAGTTTCTCATTGATTTGTTTGTAAATATTTTCGGCTATACAAAGAATCCAGCTCCTTATTTTAATTTAACTACTGAATATAAAAATGCTAAAGACAGTCGAAAAGCGGATGGAGCAATTATTATAAATGGGAAAGTTACAGCAGTTATAGAACTTAAAGGGATAAATACTACAGATTTAACTAAAGTCGAAACACAAGCATTTGGTTATAAAAACAATCAGCCTGAATGCGTATATATTATTACCTCGAATTTTGAAAAGCTTCGTTTTTATATAGAAAACGCAACTGAATATCTGGAGTTTAATTTATTTACGCTTACAGAAGAAGATTTCGCTCTATTATACTTATGCTTAAGTTATGATAACATATTTAAGAATTTACCAAAAATAATTAAAGAGGAATCTGTAAGCAAAGAGAAAGAGATTACAAAGAAGTTATACTTTGACTATTCTTTGTTTAAAAGAGAATTATACCAAAGTTTAGTGCTGAAAAATTCCAGTCTTGAGCCACTGCTGCTATTCAAAAAATCACAAAAACTGCTAGATAGATTTTTGTTCCTTTTTTTTGCTGAAGATCGGCAGTTACTACCACCAAATTCTGTTAGACTTATTTTAAATGATTGGAGGGACTTGCAGGATCGTGATGAAGACGTCAGGCTATATGATCGATTTAAGAAGTACTTTAATTACCTTAATTTAGGCTTTAAAGGTAAACGATATGATGTTTTTGCCTATAATGGGGGCCTTTTCAAACCAGATGAAATTCTTGATATTGTTAATATCGATGACGAGCTTCTTTACAGACATACGTTTACTTTATCCGAATATAATTTTCAAAGTGAAGTTGATGTAAATATTTTAGGTCATATTTTTGAAAACTCACTTAATGAACTTGATGAAATAAAGGCGAAACTCGAAGGCCTCGAATTTGATAAATCTAATACCAAGCAAAAAAAGGATGGTGTTTTTTATACTCCAAAGTATATCACAAAATACATCGTAGATAACACAATTGGGAAGCTGTGCTTAGAAAGAAAGGTATATCAAAAGATAATTGAGGAAGATTATACATTAGATCGAAGGCGGCAAAAAAGGACGATTCAGAGTCTAGTTGATAATCTGACTGAATATAGAAAATGGCTTTTACAATTAACAATCTGCGACCCATCATGTGGTTCAGGTGCATTTCTAAATCAAGCGCTAGACTATTTGATCAACGAGCATCGTTATATCGACGAATTGCAAGCGAAGCTGTTTAGCGATACTCTTTTGCTCAGTGATGTTGAGAAGAGCATTCTTGAGAATAATCTTTTTGGAGTTGACTTAAATGAAGAGAGCGTTGAGATTGCAAAACTGTCTTTATGGTTACGAACAGCTAAGACTAACAGGAAATTAAATGATCTAAATAACAATATCAAATGTGGTAATTCATTAATTAGTGATGCAAATATTGCTGGTAAAAATGCATTTGATTGGTTAAAAGAGTTTCCTCATATTTTTGAACGAGGAGGATTTGATGTCATAATTGGAAATCCTCCTTATGTTGGAGAAAAAGGTCATTCAAACATTTTTGAAGACCTCAAAAAAGTTCCGAAATGGAATGGTTACTATAGACGTAGATCAAACACATATTACTTTTTTATAAAACACGGGATTGACCTTTTAAAAGATGGTGGAGTTCAGAGTTTAATTGTTCCAAGAGAATTTACTAATGCTGATTGGGCTAACAACGTAAGAAAAGAAGTGTTAGAGGAGTCAAAGATTGTCGAAATTGTAGATTTCAATAACCTTAAAGTATTTGATGATGTGGGAACAACGAGTTTAATTCTAACTCAGAAGAAAGAGAAGGTGAGTCAATATACATTCCGATTCAAAGCTCTCAATAACTATGAGACCCTTCAAAATGTTCTTTTCGACAAGCTAAATCATTTGAATTATGACGTGCAAAAATTAAAATCTGATACATATAAACCTTGGAATTTCAATTCATTTGAAATTAGCTATTCTAACTTTATTGTTCCTTTAGGAGAAGTATTTGATATTTCTCAAGGTCTAGTGACGGGTGCAGACAAGGTGACAAATAAACATGTCATTTCAAAATTAATAAGCGAAGATTATCTAGGTAGAGGCATCTTCATATTAAACAAAAACAAAGATATCAAGTGGCAGAAAGGTGATGTTTTCTTAAAAATAAACAACGACTGGATTTTATTAGATGAAGAAGATAAAAATTTTATTAAGCTCTACTATAAACCGGAACACTTAAAAAAGTGGTTCATCCATAACACAGATACGTTTGTTATATATGTTGGTCAACACAATCTAACCGAAAAAATCAAGGACTATCTTTTGCAGTTCGATAAAATTTTATTAAACAGATCTACCATAAACGAAAACAAAGTAATCACGCTTAAAGAATTTTTAGGCTTCTCCACCGATGAAATTAAACAAAATTATAGTTCCGCTGGAGCAGTTCAAAAAATTATGCGTCAGAAAAAATGGTATCTCCCTTTGTATGAAAGGCGCAATGTACCGTTCGAGTCATCAAAAATCGTCGTTAATACGAAAAATATGGACGTATTTACGTTTTCCGATCAGTCTTTTTACTCTTCTGGAGGAGGGTCTGGAGGACAAAATTTCATTTTTCCAAATTCTGCCATTATAGATAAGATTAAAGAAACAAAGACAAATTCTATAGAGTTAACTATGTATGTCAATGCGATTTTAAACAGTAGCTTGCTTCAGTATTACATCGTGCAAGGCCAGTTCAACCAATTAAGCACAGAAAAAATCGCCGATCTACCATTATATCTAGATAAATCTGAATTAAGTAATGAAAAAAGTCACTATTTCAAAATCATTGAAAAGTGCAAAATATTAATTGAACTGTCCAAAAAATCAGAGGCTATTACCCATAAATTTTATTCCTACCTCTCAAGTAAGTTCGTTAGTGCTGAACTATCAAAACTTAAAGCTTGGCAAGACTGTTCCTTTCCACAATTTGTTGATGAATTGAACAAAACATTGAGAGCTACTGGTCTCGATCTACTTTCAAAAAAGGAAGAATTTGAATGGATGGACTTATTTAATGAGAATGTTCTTATTTATCAGGATATCCAAACCAGTATAAAAAACACTGAAGATTTTATAAATGATCTAATTTTTAGCCTTTATAAATTAAGTAAGCAGGAAATTTATTTGATTAAAACATTGAACCCATAG